TGCACGTCGGCCGCTTCGCCAGGGGCGAGACCGGACCGGGGGAAACCTTCGGCATCAATGTCATCGCCCAAAGCGCCTGGGTCGGCGGCACCGTCCTCGGCCTGGCCGCGAGCACGCTCATCACCGACATCCGTCCCATCGGCCTTGATTACGCCCTGCCGGCCATGTTCATCGCTCTGCTGCTCGGCCAGCTCAAGTCGCGGCAACACCTCGCCGTGGCTGTCATCGCAGGCGTCCTGTCCACCGTCCTGATGCTCGCGGGCCTTGACCAGAGTCATGTCCTGGCCGCGACCGTCATCGCCGCAACCATTGGCCTCGGAGTTCACGCATGGACCAGCAGACAATCTTCCTGACCATTCTCGGCATGATGGCCGTGACCTATGTTCCGCGCGCCCTGCCGCTCCTGGCCCTGGCGCAGCGCACCCTGCCCGAGTCCGTCGTGCGCTGGCTGGGTTTCATTCCCGTGGCCGTACTTTCGGCCATGTTGCTGCCGTCGCTTGTAATCACGGAAAAAGGACTTGATTTTTCCGCCGACAACATCTTTCTCTGGGCGGCCATCCCGACCTTTGCGGTCTGCTGGAAAACAAAGAGCTTTGTCGGCGCCATCGTCACCGGCATGGGCTGCGTGGCACTGGGCAGATTATTTTTCGCATAACAACGGCCTCAAGGAGGCACCATGAGTTTCAGATTCACCAAGCGTATCCAGAACACGCCGAAATCCTTCATTCGCGAGATATTAAAGGTCACACAGGATCCAAGCATCACGTCCTTTGCAGGCGGGCTGCCCAATCCAAACCTCTTCCCCATCGAGGCCCTGCAGGATGCGGCCCGCGAAACCCTGGCCACGGCCGGAGCGCGCGCCCTGCAATATTCCACCACGGAAGGATACGCCGAACTCAGGGCCTGGATCGCAAGCCGCTACTCACGCCACGGCGTGACCGTGGACCCGGATCAGGTGCTGATCACCACCGGTTCCCAGCAGTGCCTTGACCTTCTGGGCAAACTTTTCATTGAAAAAGACGACGAGGTCATCCTGGAGCGACCGAGCTACCTTGGCACCATCCAGGCCTTCACCATGTTCGAACCCAAATTCGTGACCGTGGACCTGGAGGAGGACGGCCCCGACCTGAATCAGGTCGAATCGCTGCTGGCAACGGGACGCCCCAAGCTTTTCTATGCCGTGCCCAATTTCCAGAACCCCTCGGGCCTTACCTACTCCAAGGCCAAACGCGAGGCACTGGGCAAGCTGCTGCATAAATATCCCGAGACGGTCTTCATCGAGGACGATCCCTACGGAGAACTGCGTTTTACCGGCGAGCACCACAAGCCGCTCTTCGCATACACGGGCGGTCGCAGCATCATGCTCG
This Desulfomicrobium apsheronum DNA region includes the following protein-coding sequences:
- a CDS encoding AzlD domain-containing protein translates to MDQQTIFLTILGMMAVTYVPRALPLLALAQRTLPESVVRWLGFIPVAVLSAMLLPSLVITEKGLDFSADNIFLWAAIPTFAVCWKTKSFVGAIVTGMGCVALGRLFFA
- a CDS encoding PLP-dependent aminotransferase family protein; its protein translation is MSFRFTKRIQNTPKSFIREILKVTQDPSITSFAGGLPNPNLFPIEALQDAARETLATAGARALQYSTTEGYAELRAWIASRYSRHGVTVDPDQVLITTGSQQCLDLLGKLFIEKDDEVILERPSYLGTIQAFTMFEPKFVTVDLEEDGPDLNQVESLLATGRPKLFYAVPNFQNPSGLTYSKAKREALGKLLHKYPETVFIEDDPYGELRFTGEHHKPLFAYTGGRSIMLGSFSKITVPGFRLGWMVAPPEIIRLAVKAKQAADLHSSTFNQFVIAEYLKKHSIDDHIAKITACYGSQAAAMVRTLEREAPEGVTFTRPEGGMFSWVTLPEGKGSCMDLFNLAIEQKVAFVPGMPFYTDGTGQNTLRLNFSNASEQVIDDGITRLCRCMKDFLNAS